In Mycobacterium sp. JS623, one genomic interval encodes:
- a CDS encoding 3-hydroxyacyl-CoA dehydrogenase NAD-binding domain-containing protein: MTQQFRTAVVIGAGTIGLSWTALFAAYGMNVRVSDPRPDLADALAEALGEFGPQLAAVGLNVDGLADRVQVAGDLSDAVRDADVVQENGPESVEFKKDLFARLVRDAPKHALLASSSSALPATTFTDGIEDAGRILIGHPFNPPHLMPLVEIVPGEHTTEDAVSAAVDFYTFLGRTPVVVRKEMPGFVGNRLQNAISREASYLVQQGVVTPEDLDKVVTNSLGIRYATIGPFLSGHLGGGPGGYRHLADHIGKEMDKMQLGEVTQDPKVRERLIEAVEKTYGASSYTELAAERDRKQLAVLAALASVNHNKKEK; this comes from the coding sequence ATGACACAGCAATTCCGCACCGCCGTGGTGATCGGGGCGGGCACCATCGGGTTGTCCTGGACGGCACTATTTGCCGCCTATGGGATGAACGTCCGGGTCAGCGACCCCCGCCCGGATTTGGCGGACGCCCTGGCCGAGGCGTTGGGGGAGTTTGGTCCACAGTTGGCCGCTGTGGGGCTGAACGTCGACGGACTGGCCGACCGGGTGCAGGTGGCCGGCGACCTTAGCGACGCGGTGCGAGACGCCGACGTCGTGCAGGAAAATGGTCCCGAGAGCGTTGAGTTCAAAAAGGATTTGTTCGCCAGGCTGGTGCGTGATGCCCCCAAGCATGCGCTGCTTGCGAGCTCCTCCTCGGCGCTGCCGGCCACCACGTTCACCGACGGGATCGAGGACGCCGGCCGCATCCTGATCGGGCATCCGTTCAACCCGCCGCATCTGATGCCGCTGGTCGAAATCGTGCCCGGCGAACACACCACCGAAGACGCCGTCTCCGCCGCGGTGGACTTCTACACCTTCCTGGGGCGGACCCCGGTCGTCGTGCGCAAGGAAATGCCCGGATTCGTCGGCAACCGGTTGCAGAACGCAATCAGCCGTGAAGCCAGCTACCTCGTCCAGCAGGGCGTGGTCACCCCCGAAGACCTCGACAAGGTGGTCACCAACTCGCTGGGCATCCGCTACGCGACCATCGGGCCGTTCCTCAGCGGACACCTGGGCGGGGGACCCGGCGGCTATCGCCACCTCGCCGATCACATCGGCAAAGAGATGGACAAGATGCAACTCGGCGAAGTCACCCAAGACCCGAAGGTGCGGGAGCGGCTCATCGAGGCCGTGGAGAAGACCTACGGGGCTTCGTCATACACCGAACTCGCCGCGGAGCGCGACCGCAAGCAACTCGCGGTGCTAGCCGCGCTGGCCAGTGTTAACCACAACAAGAAAGAGAAGTGA
- a CDS encoding crotonase/enoyl-CoA hydratase family protein: protein MSSTEVSTEVRTERIGSSLLITIDRPKARNAVNAAVAAGVTAALDELEADAGLRVGVLTGAEGTFCTGMDLKAALKGETPEVPGRGFAGLTEAQISKPLIAAVEGYALGGGFELALGCDLIVAAEDAKFGLPEVTRGLIAAGGGVIRLPKRIPYHLAMEFLLTGQPVTGRQGAELGVVNRVTAPGEAVAAALELADQLTLNAPLALTAVKKMVRSADGVPEADAFALQRKVFADLMASADVREGMTAFAERRAPQWKGK, encoded by the coding sequence ATGAGCAGCACTGAAGTATCGACCGAAGTACGCACCGAGCGAATCGGTTCGAGCTTGCTGATCACCATCGACCGGCCCAAGGCGCGCAACGCGGTTAACGCCGCGGTGGCCGCCGGGGTGACCGCCGCGCTGGATGAGCTGGAAGCCGACGCCGGGCTGCGGGTGGGCGTGCTCACCGGCGCGGAGGGCACCTTCTGCACCGGCATGGACCTCAAGGCGGCCCTCAAGGGCGAGACCCCCGAGGTGCCCGGCCGCGGATTCGCTGGATTGACAGAGGCTCAGATCAGCAAGCCGCTGATCGCCGCGGTGGAGGGTTACGCGCTTGGCGGTGGCTTCGAGCTGGCATTGGGTTGCGATCTGATCGTCGCCGCCGAGGACGCCAAATTCGGCCTGCCCGAAGTCACACGGGGGCTCATCGCAGCCGGTGGCGGAGTTATCCGGCTGCCCAAGCGGATCCCGTATCACCTGGCGATGGAGTTTCTGCTGACCGGCCAGCCGGTCACCGGGCGCCAGGGTGCGGAGCTGGGCGTCGTCAACCGGGTCACTGCCCCCGGTGAAGCCGTCGCCGCCGCCCTCGAGCTGGCCGACCAGCTCACGCTGAACGCCCCGCTGGCGTTGACCGCGGTCAAGAAGATGGTGCGCTCGGCCGACGGGGTGCCCGAGGCCGACGCATTCGCCTTGCAGCGCAAGGTATTCGCCGACCTGATGGCCTCGGCCGACGTCCGCGAAGGGATGACCGCCTTCGCCGAGCGTCGCGCGCCGCAATGGAAAGGCAAATGA
- a CDS encoding glycosyltransferase, translating into MAKILVYTSPALGHLFPFSALLLELSGRGHNIHLRTLSGGVEMSRSLGFTTDSIDPRIETIVHDDWKASNPRAALKRAVDVFCRRAAYEVADFNDAITRTRPDALIVDINCWGALSVADARDIPWTCFSPYTPPLQSPGVPPFGLGLAPLPGTLGRVRDALLRPIVMGLLEKAVLPLGNNIRASAGAPPVASVDEFMRRAPLMLVASGKPFEYPQTEWGDAVQMIGPCMFEPAMDTVPDWLTAIDRPIVLVTTSSQRQADAKLVTTAMTALADKPVHVVATLPAGLPRDVPIAPNATVCEFVPHGPVLDRAVCAITHGGMGATQKALARGVPVCVVPFGRDQFEVARRVALARCGTRLPAKKLTADRLSDNVRQAITMTAGAARVAAGFASTGGVARGADLIEQRVLATAPSSAVEDLESGSRPRY; encoded by the coding sequence ATGGCAAAGATCCTGGTTTACACTTCGCCGGCACTGGGCCATCTATTCCCTTTCAGCGCACTGCTGTTGGAATTGTCGGGCCGCGGCCACAACATCCATCTACGCACGCTGTCCGGGGGTGTGGAGATGAGCCGAAGCCTGGGTTTTACCACCGACAGCATCGATCCGCGAATTGAGACGATTGTCCACGATGATTGGAAGGCCTCAAACCCCCGTGCCGCACTCAAGAGGGCGGTTGACGTGTTCTGCCGACGCGCCGCATACGAAGTCGCCGACTTTAACGATGCGATCACGCGAACGCGCCCCGACGCGTTGATTGTCGACATCAATTGCTGGGGCGCCCTGTCGGTCGCCGACGCGCGTGACATCCCGTGGACATGTTTCTCCCCCTACACGCCGCCTCTGCAGTCACCTGGAGTACCGCCCTTCGGGCTGGGTCTGGCACCACTACCCGGCACGTTGGGCCGAGTCCGGGACGCCCTGCTGCGGCCCATCGTGATGGGCCTGCTGGAAAAGGCAGTGTTGCCGCTGGGCAACAATATTCGCGCGAGCGCCGGGGCGCCGCCGGTCGCGTCGGTGGATGAGTTCATGCGACGAGCGCCGCTGATGCTGGTGGCAAGCGGCAAGCCGTTCGAGTATCCGCAGACGGAGTGGGGCGATGCGGTACAGATGATCGGTCCATGCATGTTTGAACCCGCCATGGATACAGTTCCTGACTGGCTCACGGCGATTGACCGTCCGATCGTCCTGGTCACAACGTCATCGCAAAGGCAGGCCGATGCCAAGCTGGTCACAACCGCGATGACCGCGCTCGCAGATAAACCGGTACATGTGGTCGCGACACTGCCTGCCGGCCTGCCCCGCGACGTTCCAATCGCACCGAACGCGACGGTGTGCGAATTTGTACCGCACGGCCCGGTATTGGACCGCGCGGTGTGCGCTATAACCCATGGCGGAATGGGCGCGACCCAAAAGGCGCTCGCCCGAGGCGTTCCGGTATGTGTCGTCCCATTTGGGCGCGACCAATTCGAGGTCGCACGGCGGGTTGCGCTGGCCCGCTGCGGCACCCGGTTGCCAGCGAAAAAGCTGACCGCCGATCGGCTGTCGGACAACGTTCGACAAGCGATCACCATGACAGCAGGCGCGGCGCGTGTGGCGGCGGGTTTCGCAAGTACCGGCGGCGTCGCCCGTGGCGCCGACCTCATCGAGCAACGTGTGCTCGCAACCGCACCCAGCTCCGCTGTTGAGGACCTCGAGAGCGGTTCGCGGCCTCGCTACTGA
- a CDS encoding acyl carrier protein: MTQEIIDLVAAEVGAVDVTAEAALQSWGLDSLKVMSLVFKIEERYGIILDEQDADDLRTVGDLAALALRRIQERP; this comes from the coding sequence GTGACGCAGGAGATCATCGACCTCGTCGCCGCGGAAGTGGGAGCTGTGGATGTCACCGCCGAAGCGGCTCTACAGAGCTGGGGCCTGGATTCGCTCAAAGTCATGTCACTCGTGTTCAAGATCGAGGAGCGTTACGGCATCATCCTCGATGAGCAGGACGCAGACGATCTGCGCACCGTTGGCGATCTAGCAGCATTAGCGCTCCGCCGCATTCAGGAGCGACCGTGA
- a CDS encoding AMP-binding protein: MRGAPPVRVKHQTLNDMLAAAAQTRVSLVFVNRKEQDLHVPMARIRERALSIAADLRSRGVRKGDRVALVLPTCPEFVECLFGVLCAGAVPVPLYPPMRLGRLDEYHRSTAAMLRAVNAAMVVTDERIRRFLGVAVDISEPRLGCVTASSLGGTNSVEVEVAADDLALIQFSSGTTNDPKPVALTHANLLSNLAAINHYLTDNGAPRPVGVTWLPLYHDMGLIGNLLSAFYLPGPLVLLAPELFVAVPGAWLRAISRHQGTVSAAPNFAFGLCLKRIRDEELQGVDLSSWTVSLNGAEAVSAGLQRRFNERFERWGLRASALTPCYGMAEASLGVTFKPAGTVFRTLGVDADKLAVEGIVAPGNKELVSVGRPLAGVQVEIRDAAGVALPSGRTGHVFVRGPSVMVGYFGRTDLTDQALHDGWLDSGDLGFTHEGELFLCGRHKDIVVVRGANHAPEEFEAALDGLPGVRIGCAVAVGFVPVGEDDEALAMLVETTTDAAATLADEVALRVQERTQIRPAHVELVAPGTLPRTSSGKLRRREARTQWLSGTLSPPKKVSAARLLVAAARGELRHTRARLARRAANAPSVTTEQ; encoded by the coding sequence GTGAGAGGCGCTCCCCCGGTCCGGGTCAAGCACCAGACGCTGAACGACATGCTCGCCGCGGCTGCACAGACTCGCGTCAGCCTGGTCTTCGTCAACCGCAAAGAGCAAGACCTGCACGTCCCGATGGCTCGTATCCGGGAGCGTGCGCTCTCGATCGCTGCGGATCTGCGGAGCCGTGGGGTACGCAAGGGCGATCGCGTGGCGCTCGTGCTGCCGACCTGTCCAGAGTTCGTGGAGTGTTTATTCGGCGTGCTGTGCGCCGGCGCCGTCCCAGTTCCGCTATATCCGCCCATGCGGCTCGGCCGGCTCGACGAGTATCACCGCAGCACCGCGGCCATGCTGCGGGCGGTGAACGCGGCCATGGTGGTGACAGACGAACGCATCCGCCGGTTCCTCGGTGTCGCCGTTGACATTTCAGAACCGCGCCTGGGTTGTGTGACCGCGTCCAGTCTGGGGGGCACCAACTCCGTCGAGGTCGAGGTCGCGGCCGACGACTTGGCGTTAATCCAATTCTCGTCGGGCACGACGAATGATCCCAAGCCGGTGGCCCTGACCCATGCGAATCTGCTGTCCAACCTCGCGGCGATCAACCACTACCTCACCGACAATGGCGCGCCGAGGCCGGTCGGCGTCACGTGGCTGCCTCTGTACCACGATATGGGGTTGATCGGCAATCTGTTGTCCGCGTTCTACCTTCCTGGTCCGCTCGTGCTACTTGCGCCCGAGCTGTTTGTCGCGGTGCCCGGTGCGTGGCTGCGGGCCATCTCGCGACATCAGGGAACCGTCTCGGCGGCACCCAATTTCGCGTTCGGCCTATGCCTCAAACGTATCCGCGACGAGGAGCTCCAGGGCGTCGACCTGTCGTCGTGGACGGTCTCGCTCAATGGAGCCGAGGCGGTCAGCGCGGGGCTGCAGCGACGATTCAATGAACGATTCGAGCGCTGGGGCCTGCGCGCTTCGGCGCTTACGCCTTGCTACGGGATGGCCGAGGCCTCATTGGGGGTGACGTTCAAACCCGCGGGCACCGTGTTTCGCACCCTTGGCGTGGACGCCGACAAATTGGCTGTGGAAGGCATTGTGGCGCCAGGAAATAAAGAGCTGGTAAGTGTGGGCCGCCCGCTGGCCGGTGTGCAGGTCGAGATCCGTGACGCGGCCGGGGTGGCACTGCCTTCCGGCCGCACTGGTCACGTCTTTGTTCGCGGGCCCAGCGTGATGGTGGGCTACTTCGGCCGGACCGACCTGACGGATCAGGCGCTACACGACGGTTGGCTGGACTCCGGCGATCTCGGGTTCACCCACGAAGGCGAGCTCTTTTTGTGCGGACGACATAAGGACATCGTCGTCGTACGCGGCGCCAACCACGCGCCCGAGGAATTCGAGGCAGCGCTGGATGGGCTGCCCGGTGTGCGGATCGGATGTGCCGTCGCCGTGGGATTCGTCCCTGTCGGCGAGGACGACGAGGCGCTGGCCATGCTCGTCGAGACCACTACAGACGCGGCCGCGACACTGGCAGATGAGGTAGCGCTGCGAGTGCAGGAGCGCACGCAAATCCGGCCTGCGCATGTGGAATTGGTGGCACCGGGCACGCTGCCACGCACAAGCAGCGGAAAGCTCCGACGGCGCGAGGCGCGCACCCAGTGGCTGTCAGGCACCCTGTCGCCTCCCAAGAAGGTTTCTGCCGCAAGGCTATTGGTGGCGGCCGCCCGCGGGGAACTGCGCCATACCCGCGCGAGACTGGCACGACGGGCGGCAAACGCGCCGTCGGTTACCACCGAGCAATAG
- a CDS encoding type III polyketide synthase: MSPPVPFAKRIVESTGVNKRYIMWDPDVLPQVCAMLTGDRMAAHAEAVMDVASRSIKQTIGGRNTSRVGSFVMACSTGYVNPGPDLLLAKELGLRSDLRRTFIGHMGCYAALNVIKVAMDSVAARPEELVLCNCTELSSAHARSSPMPGEDPVESLITQALFGDASVSMLMGSAPDGAGIQFLRTHTEQLYDHHTMMSLNVGNQSFWMTLAAGVPAVLQENIAGFLVKLLEPLGLSAGDVGHWGIHPGGPKILRVLGKQLALQPAQLRASWDVLANAGNCASATVLLVLENILRVDNPRRGEYGVLLTFGPGLTIEGAVVRF; this comes from the coding sequence ATGTCGCCGCCGGTTCCATTCGCGAAGCGAATCGTCGAGTCGACGGGGGTGAACAAGCGCTACATCATGTGGGACCCCGATGTGCTGCCGCAAGTCTGCGCCATGCTTACCGGCGACCGGATGGCCGCGCATGCCGAGGCGGTCATGGATGTCGCCTCGCGTTCGATCAAGCAAACGATCGGCGGACGCAACACCAGCCGCGTCGGCAGCTTCGTGATGGCGTGCTCGACAGGCTATGTCAATCCGGGACCCGATCTGCTGCTTGCCAAGGAGCTCGGTCTCCGCTCGGATCTGCGGCGCACGTTCATCGGCCACATGGGCTGCTATGCGGCGCTCAACGTCATCAAAGTCGCCATGGACAGCGTGGCGGCCAGGCCCGAGGAGCTGGTGCTCTGCAACTGCACCGAGCTCAGTTCGGCCCACGCCCGCAGCAGCCCGATGCCCGGCGAAGATCCGGTGGAATCGCTGATCACCCAGGCGCTGTTCGGCGATGCCAGCGTGTCGATGCTGATGGGCTCGGCACCCGACGGCGCAGGAATCCAGTTCCTGCGCACCCACACCGAGCAACTCTACGACCACCACACGATGATGAGTTTGAACGTCGGCAACCAGTCGTTTTGGATGACGCTGGCCGCGGGCGTACCGGCGGTGCTGCAGGAGAACATCGCCGGCTTTCTGGTCAAGCTCCTAGAGCCGCTGGGACTGTCCGCTGGCGATGTCGGTCACTGGGGAATTCACCCGGGCGGCCCGAAGATCCTGCGGGTGCTGGGAAAGCAGTTGGCGTTGCAGCCAGCTCAACTACGCGCCAGCTGGGATGTCCTGGCCAACGCCGGCAACTGCGCCTCAGCCACGGTGCTTCTGGTGCTGGAAAACATTCTGCGCGTCGACAACCCCCGCCGGGGAGAGTATGGGGTCCTATTGACGTTCGGCCCGGGGCTCACGATCGAGGGCGCAGTCGTTCGGTTCTGA
- a CDS encoding MMPL family transporter has product MLEGIARLAIRAPRRIIAIALFIVLGAAIFGIPAANTLSAGGFEDPTADSAKAAQLLAGKFDQGDMQMLITVSSSDGAASSASRAVGTDIVRQLHNSPYVAQVISPWTAPASTSGSLVSKDGNAGLIVAGIVGDQNSAPKHAEALSDELVHDRDGVTVRAGGEAITGAQINLQTQKDLKLMESIAIPLSFVVLVWVFGGLAAATLPLAVGGFAIFGSMAMLRAITFATDVSIFALNLCVAMGMALAIDYTLLIVSRFRDELAKGASRDDALIHAMGTAGRTVLFSAATVALSMSAMMLFPMYFLKSFAYGGLATVAFVAVAAIVVTPAVIALLGARLDSLDVRRLVRLMLRRPEPVHRPVEQTYFYRLAKFVMSHAIPILLTVVTLLSTLGIPFLSGKWGLPDDRVLPVSTSSHQVGDQLRTGFSDDMATNVTAVIPDVSGLTSTDLGRYAAQLSEVTDVESVSAPDGTFVAGARVGSPSAATAVRDGSAFLTVTSRTPLYSQASRTQLDGLQAVPGPGGRHTLLTGSAPINRDTTHAVTSRLPIVLAIIAAITFVLLFVLTGSVVLPLKSLTLSILSLTAAFGALVWIFQDGHLGALGTTATGTLVVTMPALLFCIAFGLSMDYEVILVSRIHEYWLVSNRTAAANDESVALGVARTGKVITAAALIMSISFAAMIAAQVSFMRMFGLGLTLAVLGDATLVRMLLVPAFMHIMGRFNWWSTRLLGWLHNKLPMNEPPRPPTTPVKERSYSG; this is encoded by the coding sequence GTGTTAGAGGGAATCGCTCGGCTGGCCATACGTGCGCCGCGCCGAATCATCGCAATCGCTTTGTTCATCGTGCTCGGCGCGGCGATCTTCGGGATACCGGCGGCGAACACCCTGTCGGCGGGCGGCTTTGAGGATCCCACCGCAGACTCGGCGAAGGCCGCACAGCTATTGGCAGGCAAGTTCGATCAGGGTGACATGCAGATGCTGATCACCGTCAGTTCCAGCGACGGCGCCGCGAGCAGTGCCAGCCGGGCGGTGGGCACAGACATCGTGCGTCAGCTGCACAACTCGCCCTATGTGGCGCAAGTGATCTCGCCCTGGACGGCACCTGCCTCCACGTCGGGGTCGCTGGTCAGTAAGGATGGCAACGCCGGGCTGATTGTCGCGGGCATCGTCGGCGATCAGAACAGCGCACCGAAGCATGCCGAGGCGCTGAGCGACGAATTGGTGCACGACCGTGACGGGGTGACCGTACGCGCGGGTGGCGAGGCCATCACCGGCGCCCAGATCAACCTCCAGACCCAAAAAGATCTGAAGCTGATGGAATCCATAGCGATCCCGCTGAGCTTCGTCGTGCTGGTGTGGGTCTTCGGTGGGTTAGCCGCGGCGACACTGCCGTTGGCAGTCGGCGGCTTCGCGATCTTCGGTTCGATGGCCATGCTGCGTGCGATCACGTTTGCGACGGACGTTTCGATCTTCGCGCTGAATCTATGCGTCGCGATGGGGATGGCGTTGGCGATCGACTACACACTGCTGATCGTCAGCCGGTTCCGTGACGAACTTGCCAAGGGGGCCAGCCGCGACGATGCCCTGATCCACGCGATGGGCACCGCCGGGCGCACCGTGCTGTTCTCGGCGGCGACGGTGGCGCTGTCGATGTCGGCGATGATGCTGTTTCCGATGTACTTCCTGAAGTCGTTCGCCTACGGCGGTTTGGCGACGGTGGCGTTCGTGGCCGTCGCCGCGATCGTGGTGACCCCGGCCGTCATCGCGCTGCTGGGCGCGCGACTAGATTCTTTGGATGTGCGCCGGCTGGTACGGCTAATGCTGCGGCGGCCGGAGCCCGTCCACCGTCCGGTCGAGCAGACATATTTCTACCGGTTAGCCAAATTCGTGATGAGCCATGCCATTCCGATCCTGCTCACGGTTGTCACACTGCTGAGCACACTTGGAATACCGTTCTTGAGCGGTAAGTGGGGCCTGCCCGACGATCGTGTACTGCCAGTATCGACCTCGTCGCACCAGGTGGGCGATCAGCTGCGCACCGGCTTTTCTGACGACATGGCGACCAACGTCACCGCCGTCATCCCGGATGTATCCGGACTCACGTCAACGGACTTGGGTCGCTACGCAGCCCAGCTCTCAGAGGTGACCGATGTGGAGTCGGTGTCTGCACCGGATGGCACGTTCGTCGCCGGTGCGCGTGTCGGATCACCCTCGGCCGCAACCGCAGTCAGGGATGGCAGTGCCTTTCTGACCGTTACCAGCCGCACACCGCTGTACTCGCAAGCTTCCCGGACGCAGCTCGACGGGCTGCAGGCCGTGCCCGGCCCCGGAGGCCGCCATACGCTTCTGACGGGGAGCGCGCCAATCAACCGTGACACCACCCATGCCGTCACGTCGCGACTGCCGATCGTCCTCGCGATCATCGCCGCGATCACGTTCGTGCTGTTGTTCGTGCTGACCGGCAGCGTGGTGTTACCGCTGAAGTCGTTGACGCTCAGCATCTTATCGTTGACCGCTGCTTTCGGCGCGCTCGTGTGGATCTTCCAGGACGGGCACCTGGGCGCACTGGGTACCACCGCCACCGGCACGCTCGTCGTCACCATGCCAGCGCTGCTGTTCTGCATCGCGTTCGGGTTGTCGATGGACTACGAGGTGATCCTGGTGTCGCGGATCCACGAATATTGGCTCGTATCCAACCGCACGGCAGCCGCCAACGACGAAAGCGTGGCGCTCGGAGTGGCCCGCACCGGCAAGGTGATCACCGCCGCCGCACTGATCATGTCGATCTCGTTCGCCGCAATGATCGCCGCCCAGGTGTCGTTCATGCGCATGTTCGGTCTCGGGTTGACCCTGGCGGTGCTGGGAGATGCAACGCTTGTGCGCATGCTGCTGGTTCCGGCGTTCATGCACATCATGGGCCGGTTCAATTGGTGGTCAACGAGATTGCTTGGTTGGCTGCACAACAAGCTCCCGATGAACGAACCCCCGCGTCCACCGACCACGCCGGTCAAAGAGCGGTCCTACTCTGGCTAA
- a CDS encoding GAP family protein — MLALVAAIDPVRIGIVALLISRPRPMLNLFVFWFAGVTAGIAAALLLLLVHRDLMLSVMRVVGSVISSSVVAPIQVAVGVIAVVIGARLLARERARAGVTGGDHSTLLLKTGTPAGSRRLSIRRKLEGETLLVAVVAGVGWATPPVEYLAAIIAILASRAATAAQLSAALMFTFVAFTVAEIPLISYLVMPAKTVIVVLRLHDWVRARRHTILAVVVGVAGVLLVIAGARNV, encoded by the coding sequence ATGCTTGCACTTGTGGCAGCAATCGACCCGGTTCGGATCGGGATCGTGGCGCTCTTGATTTCACGCCCACGGCCCATGCTCAATCTGTTTGTCTTCTGGTTCGCCGGCGTAACAGCGGGCATTGCGGCCGCGCTGCTCCTGCTACTGGTTCATCGCGACCTCATGCTTTCCGTTATGCGAGTCGTGGGTTCAGTTATCAGTAGCTCAGTTGTTGCGCCAATCCAAGTCGCGGTCGGTGTCATCGCGGTGGTGATCGGGGCGCGTCTGCTGGCGCGCGAGCGCGCGCGAGCAGGGGTGACCGGCGGTGATCACTCAACTTTGTTGCTAAAGACAGGCACACCGGCTGGATCCCGCCGACTATCCATCCGCCGCAAGCTTGAAGGCGAAACACTGCTGGTGGCGGTCGTCGCCGGCGTTGGGTGGGCGACGCCCCCCGTCGAGTACCTCGCGGCGATCATCGCAATTCTGGCGTCGCGAGCGGCTACGGCTGCCCAATTGAGCGCGGCGCTGATGTTCACCTTTGTAGCGTTTACCGTCGCTGAGATCCCACTGATCAGCTATCTCGTGATGCCGGCGAAAACGGTGATCGTCGTCCTGCGGCTGCACGATTGGGTACGCGCTCGCCGCCACACCATCCTCGCTGTTGTCGTCGGCGTAGCCGGTGTCTTACTCGTGATTGCTGGCGCGCGCAATGTCTAG
- a CDS encoding GAF domain-containing sensor histidine kinase: MYAEYRWLAAEQDALRRLAALVAGGVGPCEVFGAVADEMCRYAGGECAGLYRYESSGEITLMAGAYHAAASPVQWPVGTRTPIAGNTLASTVLATGGPARMDSYENVGGALAAQVRAIGVRAAVGVPVIVDGRVWGLATVGTHRPGPMPADAEVRITCFAELAATAVVAGHRDEQKQQLLAEASQRLHRAADGERRRIERDLHDGAQQHLVTLALHALEAEACAPAELGQLKNQLSRLVSGLAEVSLELQEISRGIPPAILTKGGLGAALAQLARRCPVPVQLDVNLTATLPQPLQIAAYYLVAEALTNTAKHAHAHTIEVHLHTDHTDTGTGQSGDPVLRVWVTDDGRGGANPHGGSGLDGLNDRIHALGGRLWLHSPPEAGTTIRAELPLTPAPRHRLV; the protein is encoded by the coding sequence TTGTACGCCGAGTATCGCTGGCTCGCCGCCGAGCAGGACGCGTTGCGGCGGTTGGCGGCGTTGGTGGCGGGCGGGGTGGGGCCGTGTGAGGTGTTTGGCGCGGTGGCCGATGAGATGTGTCGGTATGCCGGCGGGGAGTGCGCGGGACTGTACCGCTATGAGAGCAGCGGGGAGATTACGTTGATGGCCGGTGCTTACCATGCCGCTGCCAGCCCGGTGCAGTGGCCGGTGGGCACGCGGACACCGATCGCGGGCAACACCTTGGCCTCGACGGTGCTGGCCACCGGTGGCCCGGCGCGGATGGACAGCTATGAAAATGTCGGCGGGGCGCTGGCGGCCCAGGTGCGTGCGATCGGGGTGCGTGCGGCCGTCGGGGTGCCGGTCATCGTCGATGGCCGGGTGTGGGGACTGGCCACCGTCGGGACGCATCGACCCGGCCCGATGCCCGCCGACGCCGAGGTGCGCATCACCTGTTTTGCTGAGCTGGCCGCCACTGCGGTGGTGGCCGGGCATCGCGACGAGCAGAAACAACAGCTGCTGGCCGAGGCCTCTCAACGGTTGCATCGGGCCGCCGATGGTGAGCGCCGACGCATCGAACGCGATCTGCACGACGGCGCCCAGCAGCACCTGGTCACCCTGGCGCTGCACGCGCTGGAAGCCGAAGCCTGCGCACCGGCCGAACTGGGCCAGCTCAAGAACCAATTGTCGCGCCTCGTGTCGGGATTGGCCGAGGTGTCGCTGGAGCTGCAGGAAATCTCGCGCGGCATCCCGCCGGCGATTCTGACCAAGGGCGGACTGGGCGCCGCGCTGGCGCAGTTGGCGCGCCGCTGCCCGGTGCCCGTCCAGCTTGACGTCAACCTGACCGCCACGCTGCCCCAACCCCTCCAGATCGCGGCCTACTATTTGGTGGCCGAGGCGCTGACCAACACCGCCAAACACGCCCACGCCCACACCATCGAGGTCCACCTCCACACCGACCACACCGACACCGGCACCGGGCAATCCGGTGATCCGGTGCTGCGGGTCTGGGTGACCGACGACGGCCGCGGCGGCGCGAACCCCCACGGCGGCTCCGGGCTGGACGGGCTCAACGACCGGATACACGCCCTGGGCGGACGACTGTGGCTGCACAGCCCCCCCGAAGCCGGCACCACCATCCGCGCCGAACTCCCACTCACCCCGGCACCGCGCCACAGGCTGGTTTGA